The genomic DNA CTGTGTATCCACTTCCGTCGCTCGCCCCTCTGGCCACCGACATCAACTATTCGAAATGGGActtcttttaaatcaaatagGTATTCATTAATGCCTGTTGTTGGCACTCGGACTCGTAGTATGTCTTGCTCTGTAGGCAAATAGTCTGAAGCCGCAATACGATCTAAATGTTTGAGGTAATATTCAGCTGAATCCATTAACTGGTACTCTCGCCTTCTCTCATAGGCTTTTTTAACTCCAAGGTCATTCCAGAgctctttaatatattttacataAGGACTTTCAAACGTGGTCACTTTTTTTCTGTCTACCTCACTCACAGCCCTTGCTTTATCAATACTCCCTGATTCTTCATAATCAATTTGGAGGGACTCCATGGCTCTAATCATAGATTGCATCACTTCAAATATGTTTTGAAATAcaagctttttaaaacagcttctATCTTCATCTGAATATCCATCCCCATGGATGATTCTCATCTGTTTGATAAACGTTGACTTACCAGTCTCTCCAGTCCCTaataatagcaattttttttctttccttagttttttcttatctcTTTTTAATTGCATCTCGATCTCTTGATTAATCCGTTTCTGTTCCTTTGCTTCATCAGATAAATAACAACACATTGAATATAAATCATAAACGATTCTC from Artemia franciscana unplaced genomic scaffold, ASM3288406v1 Scaffold_5927, whole genome shotgun sequence includes the following:
- the LOC136043431 gene encoding guanine nucleotide-binding protein G(q) subunit alpha-like, with product MCCYLSDEAKEQKRINQEIEMQLKRDKKKLRKEKKLLLLGTGETGKSTFIKQMRIIHGDGYSDEDRSCFKKLVFQNIFEVMQSMIRAMESLQIDYEESGSIDKARAVSEVDRKKVTTFESPYVKYIKELWNDLGVKKAYERRREYQLMDSAEYYLKHLDRIAASDYLPTEQDILRVRVPTTGINEYLFDLKEVPFRIVDVGGQRGERRKWIHSFEDVTSVIFLASLSEYDQVLFESDRENRMKESLALFKTIINYPWFKNSSVILFLNKTDLLQEKIKHSHFINYFPEYNGPKQNVEEVQKFILKMFLDLKPKQKNTIYHYFTCATDTDNIRNIFEAVKNTVLEFNLKEYNL